A region from the Actinoplanes sp. OR16 genome encodes:
- a CDS encoding ABC transporter ATP-binding protein → MRREYAIEAEGLRRTYRTRTGWLRPRKETVEAVRGVDLTVRRGELFGLLGPNGAGKTTTIKMLNTLLIPTAGTARICGFDVVRQTREVRRRIGYVFGGDRGLYDRLSALDNLRYFAELYGVAARDQKRRIGELLELVGLTGRERERVEGYSRGMRQRLHIARGLLHDPEVLFLDEPSIGVDPVAARELRRTVGGLAAAGTTVLLTTHYMAEADELCDRIAVIADGRIQALGTPAELRRRADGRRVVEVEAYGVPDTAITALRGLPGVRETVLEERGALQLLTVQSDAGVDVQGDVLRELTGVRLGRVNSREPTLEDAYVAIVSVPLAGAS, encoded by the coding sequence GTGAGACGTGAATACGCCATCGAGGCGGAGGGCCTGCGGCGCACCTACCGCACCCGGACCGGCTGGCTGCGGCCCCGGAAGGAGACCGTCGAGGCGGTCCGCGGGGTCGACCTGACGGTCCGCCGTGGCGAGCTCTTCGGCCTCCTCGGACCGAACGGCGCCGGCAAGACGACCACCATCAAGATGCTCAACACGCTGCTGATCCCGACCGCCGGAACGGCCCGGATCTGCGGTTTCGACGTGGTACGGCAGACCCGCGAGGTGCGGCGCCGGATCGGGTACGTCTTCGGCGGCGACCGAGGGCTCTACGACCGGCTGTCCGCGCTGGACAACCTGCGGTACTTCGCCGAGCTCTACGGCGTCGCCGCGCGCGACCAGAAGCGCCGGATCGGCGAGCTGCTGGAGCTGGTCGGGCTCACCGGCCGGGAGCGGGAACGTGTCGAGGGCTACTCCCGGGGCATGCGCCAGCGGCTGCACATCGCCCGCGGCCTGCTGCACGACCCGGAGGTGCTCTTCCTCGACGAGCCGTCGATCGGGGTGGATCCGGTCGCCGCCCGGGAGCTGCGGCGGACCGTCGGCGGGCTCGCCGCGGCCGGCACCACGGTCCTGCTGACCACGCACTACATGGCCGAGGCGGACGAGCTCTGCGACCGGATCGCGGTGATCGCCGACGGCCGGATCCAGGCGCTCGGCACCCCCGCCGAGCTGCGGCGCCGGGCAGACGGGCGGCGGGTCGTGGAGGTCGAGGCGTACGGCGTCCCGGACACCGCGATCACCGCTCTACGGGGGCTGCCCGGCGTCCGCGAGACCGTCCTGGAGGAACGCGGCGCCCTGCAACTGCTGACCGTGCAGTCGGACGCCGGCGTGGATGTGCAGGGCGACGTGCTCCGCGAGCTGACCGGCGTGCGGCTGGGCCGGGTCAACAGCCGGGAGCCCACGCTGGAGGACGCCTATGTGGCGATCGTGAGCGTGCCGCTCGCAGGCGCCTCATGA